The Gemmatimonadota bacterium genome segment TGGTCGCCGTGGCCGCGGACACTGTGCGATTCATGTTCCTGCCGTTCTTCCTGGCCTGGCTCATCCAGGTGATCCTGCTGCGTATGGGTGGAGGGGCGCTTTACCGAAGGGCGCAGCCGCTCTTTCTCGGCATCCTGGTGGGGTATGTCCTCGGCATGGCCCTCTCTTTCCTCGTGGACAGCCTGTGGTTTCCGGCGGCGCCGCACCAGTTCGAGTCGTTCATCAATTAAGCTGATTCCCGGGGAACCGCACTGATCGTCACCGGCGCGAGCCGGATCCGCCGAATCGGAATCCCGATGGAAACAGGGACACCCTGAAACCGACGAGGACGCAAACATGGCCGAATCCAAACGTCCCAATCTCCTCTTCATCATGGACGACCAGCACCGCCACGACTACCTGTCGGCCGCGGGCGCGTCGTTCCTGAACACGCCGAACCTGGACCGCCTGGCAAGCCGCGGGATCCGTTTCACGCAATGCATCACCAACGCCCCGGTCTGCGCCCCCGCGCGCATCGGCCTGGCCAGCGGATACCAGCCCGCGCGGCTGGGGTGCCTCGACAACAACTGCTACCTGCCCCGGCATATCACGCCCTATTACGCCCGGTTGCGGGACGCGGGGTACCGGGTCGGTTGCGTGGGCAAACTCGACCTGGCCAAGCCGGACCCCTACAACGGCCGCCGCGGCGACCGGCCCCGGGTCTTCGGCTGGGGCTTCACCCATCCCGTGGAGTGCGAGGGCAAGATGCACGCGGGCATGGCGGACGAACCGCGCGGGCCTTACGGCTTCTGGTTAAAGGAACAGGGGTTGTTCGAAGCCTTCCGGGCGGATTACGCAGCCCGCCAGGCGCGGGGATGGATCGAGGACGCGTCTCACGACTCGGTGCTGCCGCTCGAGGCCTTCGAGGACGCCTATATCGGCCGCCGCGCCGCCGAATGGATCGGCGCCGTGCCGGACGACTACCCGTGGCACCTCTTCGTCAGCTTCGTGGGTCCCCACGACCCCTTCGATCCGCCTGCCGAATACGCCGACCGTTACCGGGACGCGGACGTGCCGCCCGCCGTGCACAGCGGCCGCGAAGGTGGCAACCACGAGGGTCACGGCCGCACGCGAAAGCCGGAGTGGGTCAATGCCCGGCGCCGCGATCTCTCCGCCGAAAAGATCGCCGTTACCCGCAGACAGTACTGCGCGGCCATCGAACTGATCGACGACCAGGTGGGCCGGATCATCGAAGCGGTTGAACGGCGGGGCATGGGGGAAGACACCGTAGTCGTCTTCGCCAGCGACCACGGCGAGATGCTGGGCGATCACGGGCTGTACACCAAGTCGGTCCCCTACGAGGCGGCCCTGCGGGTGCCGCTGATCGCCGCCGGGCCGGGCATACCGGGCGGGCGTACGTCCGACGCCCTCGTGGAACTGATCGATGTCAATCCCACGTTGTGCGCGCTTGGGGGCCTGCCGGCCCAGGAAGGCCTCGACGCGCGAGACCTGGGCCCCGTGCTTGCGGGGGAACGGACGACGCACCGGGAGGAAGCGGCCAGTGCGCTGCGGGCGTTCAGGCTGATCCGGACCGCAGAATGTAAGCTGGTGGCTCACCACACCGGTGAGGTCGAACTGTATGACCTGGAGAGCGATCCGGATGAGTTAGAGAACGTGACGGACGAACGGCCGGAAACTGTCGCGGCGTTGCGGAGGCGGTTGCGTCAGCGGTTCCACTTCCCGCCGTGACCGGGTTCGGCACCGGCGCTTCCGCCATGACGGCCGCGTCGGCCGGACCGCCCGGCGCTTGACCCTGCCGTCTAGTGCAGACCGGGCCCGCCGTAGGGCGCACCATCGGGCGAGGCCTTTTGCGGTGAGACGATCTGCCGCCGGTCCGGTGTAAGGCGTTCCAGCAGTTCGGGAGACGGCTGGTAACCGTGGCGGAAGTTGCCCCAGGACGGTCCGTACCTGTAGACCACGATACGCCGGGTACCCGCGTTCCGCCGCATGGCCGAACCGTGGGAAATACCGTCCACGAAGAGCAGGGCGTCGCCCGCTTCCATGAACAGCTCAACCGACGCGGCGATGCCTTCCACGGAGGCGCCCTTCGGCTTCATGGCGTGCCGGGCGAAATCGGGATGGGTGAAGTTGGACTTGTGGCTGCCGGGGATGACCATGGTGGCGCCGTCCCCGGGTCCGATGTCGGTCAGCGCCATCAGCACGTTGATCTGGCCGCACATGAACCGCCCGCCGTGGTAGCGGAATCCATTGCGCATGATGGGCGGGTACCCGCCGGAGTGCAGTCCGATCGCCTCGCCCGGCTCCCGGAAATTGGCGAAGTTTTCGTCGATGAACAGGGGGCCGTGGGCATAGTCGAAGGTACCCTCCCCGCCCACGAAGTGCTTGACCCTGTCGATCCAGGAAGGATGGTCGATCAGCGCCTCGAAGGGGGCGCCCGCTTCGTAGATCTGCTGCAGGTTCAGGCCGTCCACGGTGCCGTAGGTGTGGGCGTGGACGTAACCGTGCCATTCACCCGGAGACAGGGGCGGGATCGCGTCCAGGCAGGCATTCAGTTCCGCCACCTCGGGCTTCGTCAGGGCCTGTTCCAGGTGGAGGAAGCCCTGCAGGTCGAACAGGTAGATGTCCAGGTCGTCCGGTCTGGTCATCGGGGTGGTGGCGCCTCCAGGGGAATCGGGTTGATTTACGGCCGGATATTCGTTATGCTCTTGACCGGCAATATAGCAGCCCCTACGTCGTGACACAACCTAATTGACCCGGTTCAGCCGGCGCCGCCGACCGGGTTTTTCGTTGTTTTTTCGTCTTTTCGAAGACCGGACGAGGAAATGTGAATGAAGGCTCCATCACCGCCCAATGTGCTGATCGTCCTGAGTGATCAACTGCGGCGGCAGGCCCTGTCCACCTACGGGGACCCGAACATCGTCACACCCCATGTCGACGCCCTGGCCGAACGGGGCGTGCGCTTCGAGCATGCCAGCTCGACCTGCCCCATCTGCGTCCCTTTCCGCTTTACGTTCATGACGGGACTGTACGCCCACGACCGGAAGGTCCCCGCGATCGAATACAGGATGTCTCCGGCGGAACGGACCCTGGCCGACGAGTTCAACGAAGCGGGGTACGAAACGATCTATACGGGGAAATGGCATCTCGACGGCGGCCACGGACGCATGGGATCCGCTGTCCAGTGCGGCAGGACGGCCGTAAAGAAGGCGTACCGGGGCCGGTGGCGGAAATGGATGGGCTTCGAGCTCAGGAACGGCCCCTTCGACACTTATTACTTCGAGGACGATGACCCGGTGCCCAGGCCGGTCGAAGGATACCAGACCGACGGACTCTTCGACCTCGCCATGGACTACCTCGAGCGCCGGGACCCGTCCCGTCCTTTCTGCATGGTGATCTCCGTCGAACCGCCGCATGATCCCTTCGAAGCGCCGGAGGCCCTGATGCGCAGCTGGGAGGCAATGGACATCGTGCTGCCGCCCAACGTGGAGGCGGTCGACGCCGAGGCCACGGAACGGTTCATGCTCAACCGGAAGCGGTACTACGCCATGGTCGAGAACCTGGACTGGAACATGGGCCGCCTGGGCGCCTTCCTTCTGCGTACCGGGCTGCACGGCGAGACCGTTGTGCTGTTTATGGCGGACCATGGAGAGCTCGGTGGCGCCCATGGTCTTCGGGGAAAGCAGTGGCCCTACGAGGAGTCCACGGGAATTCCCTTAATCGTGGCGGATCCCAGGCACCCGGACCGGGCCGGTGCCGTGGTCGAGGACCCGGTCTCCACCGAGGATCTGTTCCCCACCATCCTGGGTCTCGCCGGGCTGAAGCCGAGAGACGCCCTGCCCGGCGAGAACCTGGCCCCGCTGATTAACGGCAGTGTCAGCGGCCTGGGCCGGGAAGGCGTCCTGCTGGAATTCATAGCGGAACAGAGGAAGGGCGTGGTCTTCCACGACTGGGTGTGGCGCGGATTCCGTTCCGCCCGGTACAAGTACACCGTCCGCGGCGACAACCACGGCGGCAGTCCCTGGCAGTTCTTCGACCTGGAAAAGGACCCATGGGAACAGCGAAACCTGTTGGACGATCCGGCCTGCCGGGCGGAGATCACGCGGCACCACGACCTGCTACGACAGCGGATGAAGGAAACCGATGACCACTTCGTCCTTCTTCCGGCATACGGAAGAGAAGGACTAAACACCTGGGATTGAACACCTGGGATTGAACCGCACCGGCCCCGGCCCGGCGGCAGTGCCTGAACAACAAGGGAATTCGAAGCTTCCATGTCCCAGACCAGCAAGACCACCTCTTGGACCGGCGAATCCGGAAGCGTGGGCCTGCCAGCCACATTGACGACCGGACTCACCCGCAGGGCGCTGCTGATCGGCGTCTTCCTGTCCATTTTGCTGAACATCTGGACGATCCACGCGGGCTATATCTCCCAGTCGTCTTTCATCAGTCTGACCCACCTGCCTGTTTCCGCGCTGTTCCCCTTCCTGCTGGTGGTGCTGGGGCTCAACCCCCTGCTGAAACGCTTCTGGCCCTCCAGGGTGCTCAATCGGAACGAGCAGATCATCGTCTTCTTTCTGGTGTTCACCGCGTCCACCATTCCGGCGTGGGGTTTCAGTTCCTACTGGATCGGCGGCATCACGGGACCGTACTACAACGCCACCACGGAGAACCAGTGGGCGGAGCTCTTCTTCCAGTACCTGCCCTCCTGGCTCATCGTCCAGGACCAGCAGCAGGCGCTCACGTGGTTTTTCGAGGGCATACCGGACAGCCGCCCGCCGGTTCTCGGCATCATCCGCAATGCCTGGACGATTCCGATGATCTGGTGGATCACCTTCTTCCTCGCCATCTTCGTGGTCGGCGCATCGGCCATGGTCATGCTCCGCAAGCAGTGGGTGGAACACGAGCGGCTGACCTTCCCGCTCGCTCAGATCCCGCTGATCATGATCGAGGAGCAGAAGGGCCGGGCGCTGCCCGCCGTGATGCAGTCGAAGCTGTTCTGGTACGCCTTCGGCATCACGCTGTTCATTTTCCTCTGGAACATCGTCGGTTTCTTCGGCTGGGTCAGTCCGATCCCCATCGGACCGCTGCACAACTTCAACGTGGTACTGGCCCGGGCGTTTCCCAACATACCCGTTAAGTTCAATTTCCTGGTCGCGGGCGTCGGATACTTCACCAACCTGAACGTCCTGTTCAGCATCTGGGTATTTTTCGTCATCATGACCATTCAGCAGGGCATCATGACGCGCCTCGGCGTGCCCGGGGCCTTCGCCGTCGTCAAGTCGCAGCATTCCGGCGGTTTTCTGGTGTTTGCCCTGTACGCATTGTGGGCCGCCCGGCGGCACCTGAAGGACGTGGTGATGAAGGCGCTGGGCAAGGCGCCTCACGTGGACGATTCCAAGGAGTTCTTCTCCTACCGCATGGCCGCGCTGGGCGTGCTGGGGGGC includes the following:
- a CDS encoding sulfatase-like hydrolase/transferase, with protein sequence MAESKRPNLLFIMDDQHRHDYLSAAGASFLNTPNLDRLASRGIRFTQCITNAPVCAPARIGLASGYQPARLGCLDNNCYLPRHITPYYARLRDAGYRVGCVGKLDLAKPDPYNGRRGDRPRVFGWGFTHPVECEGKMHAGMADEPRGPYGFWLKEQGLFEAFRADYAARQARGWIEDASHDSVLPLEAFEDAYIGRRAAEWIGAVPDDYPWHLFVSFVGPHDPFDPPAEYADRYRDADVPPAVHSGREGGNHEGHGRTRKPEWVNARRRDLSAEKIAVTRRQYCAAIELIDDQVGRIIEAVERRGMGEDTVVVFASDHGEMLGDHGLYTKSVPYEAALRVPLIAAGPGIPGGRTSDALVELIDVNPTLCALGGLPAQEGLDARDLGPVLAGERTTHREEAASALRAFRLIRTAECKLVAHHTGEVELYDLESDPDELENVTDERPETVAALRRRLRQRFHFPP
- a CDS encoding sulfatase, with the translated sequence MKAPSPPNVLIVLSDQLRRQALSTYGDPNIVTPHVDALAERGVRFEHASSTCPICVPFRFTFMTGLYAHDRKVPAIEYRMSPAERTLADEFNEAGYETIYTGKWHLDGGHGRMGSAVQCGRTAVKKAYRGRWRKWMGFELRNGPFDTYYFEDDDPVPRPVEGYQTDGLFDLAMDYLERRDPSRPFCMVISVEPPHDPFEAPEALMRSWEAMDIVLPPNVEAVDAEATERFMLNRKRYYAMVENLDWNMGRLGAFLLRTGLHGETVVLFMADHGELGGAHGLRGKQWPYEESTGIPLIVADPRHPDRAGAVVEDPVSTEDLFPTILGLAGLKPRDALPGENLAPLINGSVSGLGREGVLLEFIAEQRKGVVFHDWVWRGFRSARYKYTVRGDNHGGSPWQFFDLEKDPWEQRNLLDDPACRAEITRHHDLLRQRMKETDDHFVLLPAYGREGLNTWD
- a CDS encoding phytanoyl-CoA dioxygenase family protein; the encoded protein is MTRPDDLDIYLFDLQGFLHLEQALTKPEVAELNACLDAIPPLSPGEWHGYVHAHTYGTVDGLNLQQIYEAGAPFEALIDHPSWIDRVKHFVGGEGTFDYAHGPLFIDENFANFREPGEAIGLHSGGYPPIMRNGFRYHGGRFMCGQINVLMALTDIGPGDGATMVIPGSHKSNFTHPDFARHAMKPKGASVEGIAASVELFMEAGDALLFVDGISHGSAMRRNAGTRRIVVYRYGPSWGNFRHGYQPSPELLERLTPDRRQIVSPQKASPDGAPYGGPGLH